In Desulfobulbus oralis, one DNA window encodes the following:
- the hemW gene encoding radical SAM family heme chaperone HemW, with protein sequence MAEHTPLAQRAGLYLHVPFCQRKCPYCGFSSRPPRDGDFACYFKAVLAQLHTVARLPEIRELRFASVFFGGGTPSLLPAGMLASLLHACTAALNCAADREISVEVNPGTIGAPALQVLRKAGFNRLSVGVQSFCDAELRRLGRIHSAAEAGKAVAMARAAGFANISLDLMYGLPGQSAADWQHSLEAALALEPQHLALYELTPEAGTPLAAALERGAIRLPEEDEVLAMMAITRRLMAGTALARYEISNYARPGLQCRHNLNYWENGFYLGLGPGAVSAFGGGRFAIPPGLTRYRERAASGQPAWDAGERLDREAAFRETVIMGLRMIRGISAAALQRRFALDLRRYYGPVLERLLAQKLVVWHGDLLALSDSGLLLANQVMAELV encoded by the coding sequence TTGGCTGAGCATACCCCGCTTGCGCAACGCGCGGGGCTGTACCTGCACGTGCCCTTTTGCCAGCGCAAATGTCCCTACTGCGGCTTCTCCTCCAGGCCGCCGCGAGACGGAGATTTTGCCTGCTATTTCAAGGCGGTGCTGGCCCAGCTGCACACCGTGGCCCGCTTGCCGGAGATTCGGGAACTCCGCTTTGCCAGCGTCTTTTTCGGCGGCGGCACCCCCTCCCTTTTGCCGGCCGGAATGCTGGCCAGTCTTCTGCACGCCTGCACCGCCGCCCTAAACTGTGCCGCAGACAGGGAAATCAGTGTTGAAGTCAACCCTGGCACCATAGGCGCCCCGGCGCTGCAGGTGCTCAGGAAGGCCGGGTTCAATCGCCTGTCCGTGGGCGTACAGTCGTTTTGCGATGCGGAACTGCGGCGGCTGGGGCGCATCCATTCGGCGGCGGAGGCCGGAAAGGCCGTGGCCATGGCCCGCGCCGCGGGCTTTGCCAATATCAGCCTGGATTTGATGTACGGCCTGCCGGGGCAGAGTGCGGCCGACTGGCAGCACAGTCTGGAGGCGGCTTTGGCCCTGGAGCCGCAGCACCTCGCCCTGTACGAACTGACGCCGGAGGCGGGAACGCCCCTGGCCGCGGCCCTGGAACGCGGGGCCATCCGCCTGCCGGAGGAGGACGAGGTGTTGGCGATGATGGCCATTACGCGCAGGCTGATGGCAGGAACCGCTCTGGCCCGTTACGAGATCTCCAACTACGCACGGCCCGGCTTGCAGTGCCGCCACAACCTCAACTACTGGGAAAACGGTTTCTATCTGGGCCTGGGGCCTGGCGCGGTTTCAGCCTTTGGCGGCGGCCGTTTTGCCATTCCGCCCGGCCTGACGCGGTACCGGGAACGCGCTGCCAGCGGTCAGCCCGCCTGGGATGCGGGAGAACGCCTGGATAGGGAGGCGGCCTTTCGGGAAACGGTGATCATGGGCCTGCGCATGATCCGGGGGATTTCGGCGGCCGCTTTGCAGCGACGCTTTGCCCTGGATCTGCGCCGCTACTACGGCCCGGTTCTGGAACGACTGCTGGCCCAAAAACTCGTCGTCTGGCACGGCGACCTGTTGGCCCTGAGCGACTCGGGGCTCCTGCTCGCCAATCAGGTCATGGCCGAACTGGTTTGA
- a CDS encoding glucose-1-phosphate adenylyltransferase family protein — translation MNRPAILAMVLAGGRVDELGVLTHHRPKSAVPFGGFARVIDFALSNLLHSGIERVAILSQYRSYSLINHIGTGASWDMIGRNRGISILPPFKDYSNTHWYRGTADAVFQNLDFIRHINPSVVLILSGDHIYHMDYSRMIRYHQQMDADLTAAFVDVPIESASRFGVAKIAEDGPYGGPILDYKEKPKRPHYTKASLTLFCFKPAVLVDVLTRNQKNTSYEFGHDIIPMMVREHYKVYGYNFQGYWGYTKTIEEYWQTSMDLLGEAPKIDMEAWGIRTNLHHRDIANRQPVMIGPRGSLENSLAYDGCVIDGTVRNSILFPGVHVKCGAEISNSVIMFDNIVHEGVLLNRVVSDVDTVYNTGAVVGRPGDDAAMGRVTVIGASNSVPKGMQIGSGCSVVPSLPAPSWPASQLQDGEALL, via the coding sequence ATGAATAGACCGGCCATTTTGGCAATGGTACTGGCTGGCGGCCGCGTAGACGAGCTTGGCGTACTTACGCACCACCGTCCCAAATCCGCTGTTCCTTTTGGCGGCTTTGCCCGTGTCATTGATTTTGCCCTGTCCAATTTGCTGCATTCAGGCATTGAACGGGTGGCTATCCTGAGCCAGTACCGTTCCTACTCTCTCATCAACCATATTGGTACGGGCGCGTCCTGGGACATGATCGGCCGGAACCGCGGCATTTCCATTCTGCCGCCTTTCAAGGACTACAGCAACACGCACTGGTACCGCGGTACGGCAGACGCCGTGTTCCAGAACCTGGACTTTATCCGGCACATCAATCCCTCAGTGGTCCTGATCCTTTCCGGCGACCATATTTACCACATGGATTACAGCCGCATGATCCGTTACCATCAGCAGATGGATGCGGATCTGACTGCAGCTTTCGTTGATGTGCCCATCGAGTCCGCTTCCCGCTTCGGCGTGGCCAAAATTGCCGAAGATGGCCCCTATGGTGGGCCGATTCTGGATTACAAGGAAAAACCAAAACGTCCGCACTACACCAAGGCCTCCCTCACTCTTTTCTGCTTCAAGCCCGCGGTTTTGGTGGATGTGCTCACCAGGAATCAGAAGAACACCTCCTACGAGTTCGGCCACGACATCATTCCTATGATGGTGCGTGAGCACTACAAGGTTTATGGCTACAATTTCCAGGGTTACTGGGGTTACACCAAGACCATTGAAGAGTACTGGCAGACCTCCATGGACCTTTTGGGCGAGGCGCCCAAAATCGACATGGAAGCCTGGGGCATCCGTACCAACCTGCACCATCGGGACATTGCCAACCGGCAGCCGGTTATGATCGGCCCCCGGGGCAGCCTGGAGAATTCGCTGGCCTATGACGGCTGCGTGATCGATGGCACGGTGCGTAATTCCATCCTCTTCCCCGGCGTGCACGTGAAGTGCGGCGCGGAGATCAGCAATTCCGTCATCATGTTCGACAACATCGTGCATGAGGGGGTCCTGCTGAACAGGGTCGTCAGCGATGTGGACACGGTGTACAACACAGGCGCCGTGGTGGGCAGGCCCGGTGACGACGCTGCCATGGGCAGGGTAACGGTTATTGGCGCCAGCAACAGCGTGCCCAAAGGCATGCAGATAGGGAGCGGCTGTTCGGTTGTCCCGAGTCTGCCTGCCCCATCCTGGCCGGCATCACAACTGCAAGACGGAGAGGCACTGCTATGA
- a CDS encoding fumarate hydratase: MSNFVYQDPLPLGPDTTSYRRLEGSEKYVSVEQFAGEDVLRVDPEALKVLARTAMREVSFLLRPEHNEQVAAIFGDPEASENDKLVAFAMLRNAEVAADFVLPFCQDTGTACVVAKKGQQVWTGCDDAEKLSEGIYATYTGENLRYSQNAPLSMYEEVNTKCNLPAQIDIYATAGGEYKFLFIAKGGGSANKSYLYQETKALLNPQTLRKFLVDKMRTLGTAACPPYHIAFVIGGTSAETNLKTVKLASAKYLDSLPTSGNEYGRSFRDLDMEKELLAEARKLGLGAQFGGVAFAHDIRVIRMSRHGASCPVGMGVSCSADRNIKAKITREGLWIEQMDARPGRLIPESIRRQSNPKVVRIDLNQPMTAIRAELSKHPVATPLSLSGTIIVGRDIAHAKWKELLDAGKPLPAYLGRHPVYYAGPAKKPEGKPSGSFGPTTAGRMDSYVDLLQSHGGAMVMIAKGNRSQQVTDACKKHGGFYLGSIGGPAAKLAEENIRKVECIDYPELGMEAVWQIEVVDFPAFILVDDKGNDFFRQLM; the protein is encoded by the coding sequence ATGAGCAATTTTGTCTATCAGGATCCCCTGCCTCTCGGCCCCGACACCACCAGCTACCGCCGCCTCGAAGGCTCCGAAAAGTATGTGAGCGTGGAGCAATTTGCCGGCGAAGATGTGCTCAGAGTTGACCCCGAGGCCCTGAAGGTGCTGGCCAGGACTGCCATGCGCGAGGTCTCCTTCCTGCTCCGGCCCGAACACAACGAGCAGGTGGCCGCGATCTTCGGCGATCCCGAGGCCTCGGAAAACGACAAGCTGGTGGCCTTTGCCATGCTGCGCAATGCCGAGGTGGCTGCGGACTTTGTCCTCCCCTTCTGTCAGGATACGGGCACGGCCTGCGTGGTGGCCAAAAAGGGCCAACAGGTGTGGACTGGCTGCGATGACGCCGAAAAGCTCTCCGAAGGTATCTATGCCACCTACACCGGGGAGAACCTGCGCTACTCGCAGAATGCGCCCCTTTCCATGTACGAGGAGGTCAACACCAAGTGCAACCTGCCGGCCCAGATCGACATCTACGCCACCGCGGGCGGCGAATACAAGTTTCTCTTCATCGCCAAGGGCGGCGGCAGCGCCAACAAGAGCTACCTGTATCAGGAGACCAAGGCGCTGCTCAATCCCCAGACCCTCAGGAAATTTCTGGTGGACAAGATGCGCACGCTCGGCACCGCCGCCTGTCCGCCCTACCACATCGCCTTTGTCATCGGCGGCACCAGCGCCGAGACCAACCTGAAGACCGTCAAGCTGGCCAGCGCCAAATATCTGGACAGCCTGCCCACGAGCGGCAATGAATACGGCCGTTCCTTCCGCGATCTGGACATGGAAAAGGAGCTGCTGGCGGAAGCCCGCAAACTGGGACTGGGCGCGCAGTTTGGCGGTGTGGCCTTTGCCCACGACATCCGTGTCATCCGCATGTCGCGTCACGGCGCCTCCTGTCCGGTGGGCATGGGCGTGTCCTGCTCGGCCGATCGCAACATCAAGGCCAAAATCACCAGAGAGGGCCTGTGGATCGAGCAGATGGACGCCAGACCGGGCCGCCTCATTCCGGAGAGCATTCGCAGGCAGAGCAACCCGAAGGTGGTCAGGATCGACCTGAACCAGCCCATGACGGCCATCCGGGCAGAGCTGAGCAAGCATCCGGTCGCCACGCCCCTGTCGCTGAGCGGCACCATCATCGTGGGCCGGGATATCGCCCATGCCAAGTGGAAGGAGCTGCTGGATGCCGGCAAGCCGCTGCCCGCATATCTGGGCAGGCACCCGGTTTATTACGCCGGCCCGGCCAAAAAGCCGGAAGGCAAGCCCTCCGGCTCCTTTGGCCCCACCACGGCCGGCCGCATGGATTCCTACGTGGATCTGCTGCAGAGCCATGGCGGCGCCATGGTGATGATCGCCAAGGGCAACCGCTCCCAGCAGGTGACGGATGCCTGCAAGAAGCACGGCGGCTTCTATCTGGGCTCCATCGGCGGCCCGGCGGCCAAACTTGCCGAGGAAAACATCAGGAAGGTGGAGTGCATCGACTATCCGGAACTGGGCATGGAGGCGGTGTGGCAAATCGAAGTCGTGGACTTCCCCGCCTTCATCCTGGTGGACGACAAGGGCAACGACTTCTTCAGGCAGTTGATGTAA
- the radC gene encoding RadC family protein, with protein MSEEPQNKGAGHRQRLRDKFLELGIEAFTDSEVIEVLLSFGTPRSDCKEAARAALARFGSLPAVLDAAPQELQQIKGMGGKNIFALRFIQGVARRYLKQRIVGRQYLRSAREVADFLIHSMRGLKHEVLTVVFLDAAHAVITSEVVAEGTVNVNTIYPRELVKEALRLNASALVIAHNHPSGALKPSEQDKALTRNLYLLGSFLHISLLDHLIVGEGDTVFSFAEAGLMSGIRAQCGRLLGSLG; from the coding sequence GTGAGCGAAGAGCCGCAAAACAAAGGTGCAGGCCACCGTCAGCGTCTGCGCGACAAGTTTCTGGAGCTGGGCATCGAGGCATTCACCGACAGCGAGGTGATCGAGGTGCTGCTCAGCTTCGGCACCCCCCGCTCCGACTGCAAGGAGGCGGCCCGGGCTGCGCTGGCCCGTTTTGGCTCGCTGCCGGCCGTGCTGGACGCTGCGCCCCAGGAGTTGCAGCAGATCAAGGGGATGGGCGGAAAAAACATCTTTGCCCTGCGCTTCATTCAGGGCGTGGCGCGCCGCTATCTCAAACAGCGCATCGTAGGCAGGCAGTATCTGCGCTCGGCCCGCGAGGTGGCGGATTTCCTCATCCACAGCATGCGCGGCCTCAAGCACGAAGTGCTCACCGTGGTTTTTCTGGATGCCGCCCATGCGGTCATTACCAGCGAAGTGGTGGCCGAGGGCACGGTCAACGTCAACACCATCTATCCCCGCGAACTGGTCAAAGAGGCCCTGCGCCTGAACGCCAGCGCCCTGGTCATTGCCCATAACCACCCCTCCGGTGCGCTCAAGCCTTCCGAGCAGGACAAGGCCCTGACCCGGAATCTGTATCTTTTGGGCTCCTTTCTGCACATTAGCCTTTTGGATCACCTCATCGTGGGCGAGGGCGACACGGTGTTCAGCTTTGCCGAGGCCGGACTGATGAGCGGGATCCGGGCCCAGTGCGGCCGGCTCCTGGGATCCCTTGGCTGA